One region of Mycolicibacterium rhodesiae NBB3 genomic DNA includes:
- a CDS encoding helix-turn-helix domain-containing protein: MARPPDRERRQALLDAIVEEVAVRGIGDRSLRDVAAAVGTSHRMLLHHFGSRDELLLAIVDQVERRQMALMGELPDDPADAIAAMWTGLTRPELRPFERLFFECYARGVQGEQPFARMLPAAVYSWLENDAARMVDPATMRLGLAVARGLLLDLVATDDQEGVDAAAAAFVELVRRTGV; this comes from the coding sequence ATGGCTCGGCCTCCTGATCGCGAGCGGCGCCAGGCGTTGCTCGACGCGATCGTCGAGGAGGTCGCGGTCCGAGGCATCGGAGACCGCTCGCTGCGCGACGTGGCGGCAGCGGTCGGCACCAGTCATCGGATGCTGCTGCATCATTTTGGCTCGCGCGACGAACTCCTACTGGCCATCGTCGACCAGGTCGAGCGGCGGCAGATGGCATTGATGGGTGAATTGCCCGACGATCCGGCCGACGCGATCGCCGCGATGTGGACCGGCCTGACCCGTCCCGAACTGCGTCCGTTCGAGCGGCTGTTCTTCGAGTGCTATGCGCGCGGCGTGCAGGGCGAGCAGCCTTTCGCCCGCATGTTGCCTGCGGCCGTCTACTCCTGGCTCGAGAATGACGCGGCGCGCATGGTCGATCCCGCGACGATGCGTCTTGGTCTCGCTGTCGCACGTGGCCTGCTGCTCGACCTCGTGGCCACCGACGATCAGGAGGGCGTCGACGCGGCGGCCGCGGCGTTCGTCGAGTTGGTGCGTCGAACAGGGGTTTAG
- a CDS encoding SRPBCC family protein, whose amino-acid sequence MITNAGIDIDAPAAVVWDVFSDVERWGEWTESVTSLTALDGPGIAVGKRFEIKQPRMPKLVWEVTEVTPGRSWTWVQRSPGGLTLASHDVTAISDRRTRVQQQIDQRGPVGFLVGLAMRGMTRRYLDMEAVGLKTRSEHLHHLDGSAS is encoded by the coding sequence ATGATTACCAACGCGGGTATCGATATCGACGCGCCGGCCGCTGTCGTCTGGGATGTCTTCAGCGACGTCGAGCGCTGGGGTGAATGGACGGAGTCGGTCACCAGCCTGACAGCCCTCGACGGTCCTGGCATCGCGGTGGGCAAGCGATTCGAGATCAAGCAGCCGCGCATGCCCAAGCTGGTGTGGGAGGTCACCGAGGTGACACCGGGCAGGTCGTGGACCTGGGTGCAGCGATCGCCCGGCGGCCTCACACTCGCCAGTCACGATGTCACCGCCATCTCGGACCGCCGCACCCGTGTGCAGCAGCAGATCGATCAGCGCGGGCCAGTCGGCTTTCTGGTCGGGCTGGCGATGCGCGGGATGACTCGGCGGTACCTCGATATGGAGGCCGTCGGCCTCAAGACGCGAAGCGAGCATCTCCACCACCTCGATGGCTCGGCCTCCTGA
- a CDS encoding patatin-like phospholipase family protein, producing the protein MEKPVAEPVVNRLGRREVALDLAEAVEDEVVDSVGAVDLPSAEPALLLQKMENKLVRHHLAKPDVLSVEELRRLRYLLNFARLADFEPGAAGPGGNRGRGDVSVGAELASWRAKVADALHGPLREERDPATALGRARDALTALTEEQDEQRRSLIDRHGNDFSAAELDAEVGYKKLVTVLGGGGGAGFVYIGGMQRLLEAGQVPDYMIGASFGSIMGSVVARALPVPIDEYVAWAKTVTYGAILGPERLRRRHGLAGLFSLRFDEFAQALFTRADGERMRLSDLAIPFDAVLAGVRRQPYAALPSKFRRPELAALQMRSLPFRPIGIGPQVARRLWQVSAFIDVRVVKPIVVGDNDLTRDFNVVDAASFSSAIPGVLHHETSDPRMVPILDALCDDKDVSALVDGGAASNVPVELAWKRVRDGRLGTRNACYLAFDCFHPQWDPRHLWLVPIAQAVQLQMVRNAPYADHLVRFSPTLSPANLAPSARSIDRACAWGRKSVDKAIPVTTALLQPTWWEGDRPAVPGAETDAPPKSVASPMSAVMAAIHEPANRLARWRSRRLT; encoded by the coding sequence ATGGAGAAGCCCGTCGCCGAGCCAGTCGTCAATCGACTCGGCCGCCGCGAGGTCGCGCTCGACCTCGCCGAGGCGGTCGAGGACGAGGTCGTAGATTCCGTTGGCGCCGTCGATCTACCGTCCGCTGAACCGGCCCTGTTGTTGCAGAAGATGGAGAACAAACTCGTCCGTCACCACCTGGCCAAACCGGACGTGCTGAGTGTCGAGGAGTTGCGCAGGCTGCGGTACCTCCTCAATTTCGCGCGGTTGGCCGATTTCGAACCAGGAGCAGCAGGCCCGGGCGGTAACCGTGGACGCGGGGACGTCTCGGTGGGCGCCGAGCTCGCGTCGTGGCGGGCCAAGGTCGCCGATGCGCTCCACGGCCCGCTCCGCGAGGAGCGCGACCCCGCAACGGCATTGGGCCGCGCACGCGATGCTCTCACCGCGCTGACCGAAGAGCAGGACGAACAGCGCCGGTCGTTGATAGACAGGCATGGCAACGACTTCTCCGCCGCCGAACTGGACGCCGAGGTCGGTTACAAGAAGCTTGTCACGGTGCTCGGTGGTGGCGGCGGCGCCGGCTTCGTCTACATCGGTGGCATGCAACGACTGCTGGAGGCCGGCCAGGTTCCGGACTACATGATCGGGGCGTCCTTCGGATCGATCATGGGCAGCGTGGTGGCTCGCGCACTGCCGGTGCCGATCGACGAATATGTGGCGTGGGCGAAGACGGTGACGTACGGGGCGATCCTCGGGCCTGAGCGCCTCCGCCGCCGGCATGGGCTCGCCGGCCTGTTCTCGCTGCGCTTCGACGAGTTCGCTCAGGCGTTGTTCACCCGCGCCGACGGCGAGCGTATGCGGTTGTCGGACTTGGCGATTCCGTTCGACGCGGTGCTCGCCGGTGTGCGCAGGCAGCCGTATGCGGCCCTCCCGTCGAAGTTTCGTCGACCGGAACTGGCGGCGTTGCAGATGCGCTCGCTGCCCTTCCGCCCGATCGGCATCGGGCCTCAGGTCGCGCGCCGGCTGTGGCAGGTGTCAGCCTTCATCGACGTCCGGGTTGTGAAGCCCATCGTCGTCGGTGACAACGACCTCACGCGCGATTTCAACGTCGTCGACGCCGCATCTTTCTCATCGGCGATTCCTGGTGTGCTGCACCATGAGACGAGCGACCCGCGGATGGTCCCGATCCTCGACGCGCTGTGCGACGACAAGGATGTTTCGGCACTGGTCGACGGCGGTGCGGCCAGCAATGTTCCCGTCGAGCTGGCGTGGAAGCGGGTCCGCGACGGCCGGCTGGGCACCCGCAATGCCTGTTACCTCGCGTTCGATTGCTTTCACCCGCAATGGGATCCACGGCATCTGTGGCTCGTGCCGATCGCCCAGGCCGTTCAGCTGCAAATGGTGCGCAACGCCCCCTATGCCGACCATCTCGTGCGCTTCTCGCCAACTCTCTCCCCCGCCAACCTGGCGCCGTCGGCGAGATCCATCGACCGCGCCTGCGCATGGGGACGTAAGAGCGTCGACAAAGCCATCCCGGTGACGACCGCGCTGCTGCAGCCGACGTGGTGGGAAGGCGATCGGCCCGCTGTCCCGGGCGCCGAGACCGACGCCCCCCCGAAGTCGGTCGCGTCACCCATGAGCGCGGTGATGGCTGCCATCCACGAACCGGCGAACCGGCTGGCGCGGTGGCGGAGTCGACGGCTGACGTGA